TCGCCCGACGATGGGCGGCGACTTGTTCCGTCAGGGCAAGATCCAGCGGTATTTGGGACTTGAGCTGCAGGGGGCTGGGCAGGCGTTGGGGCGCCGGGACGCTGTCGAGTACCGTGAGATTGCTGGGCGACAGGTCGGATGATTTGACTGAGACAGAAGAATTCATATTAGGGCTTCCTGGACTGGCGGGCGCTCCCGCTCAGGTCCTACTGATGTGTTCGACAATTTGCCGTATTGGCTGTGTGCAACTGGCTGCCACCCGTAAGTGACCGATCGGAGGCGGCTGGCTGTCCCGAACGGAGGTTGCTAAATCGCCAGGCGAAGCGGCTGTCGTAACGGTAATAAGTGCTGTAAGTCATGTCGTATTCCTCGATGGATTCAATGTTCAGGGAAAAAAATTCAGGGCCTGAAAAAACAAAACCCCCGATCGGGTAGCCGACCGGGGGTGGAGATTTCTCTGGTTGGCGTCCCCGTTAGTGTGGGCGCCAGGTAGGTATCAGGCGCGCCAGTGGCTATACCAATACCCAAAATAAAAGCTGTTCGGGAGATCAATGCCGTTCAAGCCGCTGCACGCGATGAAGCACACGGCCGAGCGATCTACGCTGGCAGAGTGGTGCATCGATGAGGTTGGCTGGGACATGGAGCATCTCCGTTAAGGTGCTGCGAGCTTACTGCAGCCTGCGGTGTGGATTCAATCAGAAAATCCAATCGCGTCCAGAAGCGCTATCTATTCAATAGCTCCGGACTTCCAGGCATCGCCGCCGCATGACCGTATGACAATTTGCAGTCAGTCAGCCATTTGCTGAGGCTGCGCCTCGACAGCCGTGGGGATACTGCCGATCTTCATGCCGAGCAATACCGCGACTTTGTGGGCTTCCCCACGTCGGCCTTTCTTGCGTCCCGCCAGCACTTGGTAGGTGGTCGCAGGGTCGATGCTGTTCTCGCGCGCAAACTCTTGAACAGATTTACCTTGTTGCTCTAGCCAGGCCTTGGCTTGTGCAGCGGTACGTATTCCGGGCATAGTTCAAAACCGTTCAAATCAGTTTAATTTATCTAGATTCTACCATTCGTAAGGATGGGGTCAACAGGATTATGCATTCAAATGAGTGGAATTGGTTACCGACTTAGAAAAGAAAGAGAACGACTGGGGCTTTCTCAGCGTGCCTTCGGAGAAATCGGTGGTGTCGAAGCGAACGCTCAAGGCAAATACGAAAGCGGCGATCGCGCTCCCAAGGCGGATTACCTCGCAGCAGTCGCGGCCAAAGGCGTTGATGTGCTTTACGTCCTGACTGGCACGCCGACACCCATCCCTGTCGATAATTTGAGCAATGCCGAGGAGAAGGTATTAGGGAGTTACAGATCACTACTCAAGGAAGATCAGGATGCCATTCGACGTCTGACCACGACCATGGCCGAGCTGTCGGCTTCCTATGCAATTCATGGCAAGCCCGGAAATCGCGACGGCAATTGAGCCTTTCCCCGTGATTACGGGGTGAAGCAGGGGAATCAAGTCGTTCAACCGTATAAGTAGCAAAAAGCTATATCTGCTGTTACCACCTCTATATGAGTCAGACCTCGCTTTAAGCTAGGTCTGACTCCCTGTTTTTGCTATGGT
This genomic window from Pseudomonas sp. G.S.17 contains:
- a CDS encoding DNA-binding protein yields the protein MPGIRTAAQAKAWLEQQGKSVQEFARENSIDPATTYQVLAGRKKGRRGEAHKVAVLLGMKIGSIPTAVEAQPQQMAD
- a CDS encoding helix-turn-helix domain-containing protein; the encoded protein is MSGIGYRLRKERERLGLSQRAFGEIGGVEANAQGKYESGDRAPKADYLAAVAAKGVDVLYVLTGTPTPIPVDNLSNAEEKVLGSYRSLLKEDQDAIRRLTTTMAELSASYAIHGKPGNRDGN